In Vigna unguiculata cultivar IT97K-499-35 chromosome 3, ASM411807v1, whole genome shotgun sequence, a single genomic region encodes these proteins:
- the LOC114176735 gene encoding protein PHLOEM PROTEIN 2-LIKE A1-like — translation MGATQSQEQPQSQTRFQLQSQHHQQQQPPRHEAATRESWSLSPEGNTKSSKNSTKMVNNATKLNETQSSMPVKAWNFEGQIPHNYEHILKDADSPLANSSNWGNLLDQLYAGVFLAHKTKKYWVEKKSNSNCFVLYARALSITWAENQNYWKWEQQKVENGTMIDLAKLKMVCWLEVHGKFDIGMVSPGILYQVSFIVMVKDSAEGWELPVNVRVVLPGGRKQQHRENLMEKPRERWIEVPVGDFVASQKDVGEMEISMYEYDGGMWKTGLVIQGVAIKPKN, via the exons ATGGGTGCTACTCAATCTCAGGAACAACCACAATCACAAACACGGTTTCAGCTACAGTCACAACACCACCAACAGCAACAACCACCGCGACATGAAGCTGCTACAAGGGAATCATGGTCGTTGTCTCCTGAAGGGAACACAAAATCCTCCAAGAATAGCACAAAGATGGTAAATAATGCCACAAAACTCAATGAGACTCAATCTTCGATGCCAGTGAAAGCATGGAATTTTGAAGGACAGATCCCACACAACTATGAACATATACTCAAGGATGCAGACTCTCCACTTGCTAATTCTTCCAACTGGGGAAACCTGTTGGATCAGCTATATGCTGGGGTGTTCTTAGCTCACAAAACAAAG AAATATTGGGTAGAGAAGAAGTCCAACAGCAACTGTTTCGTGCTGTATGCAAGAGCACTCTCAATCACCTGGGCAGAAAATCAAAACTATTGGAAATGGGAACAACAGAAAGTAGAAAA TGGCACTATGATAGACTTGGCTAAACTGAAAATGGTGTGCTGGCTAGAAGTGCATGGAAAATTTGACATTGGAATGGTTTCACCAGGAATTTTGTATCAAGTGTCATTTATTGTGATGGTGAAAGATTCAGCTGAAGGGTGGGAACTTCCTGTAAATGTTAGAGTTGTTCTTCCTGGAGGGAGGAAACAACAGCACAGGGAAAATTTAATGGAGAAGCCAAGGGAGAGGTGGATAGAGGTTCCAGTAGGTGACTTTGTTGCCTCTCAAAAAGATGTTGGTGAGATGGAGATTTCTATGTATGAATATGATGGTGGCATGTGGAAAACTGGTCTTGTCATTCAAGGTGTTGCCATCAAACCAAAGAATTAG